The Pseudoalteromonas aliena SW19 genome includes a region encoding these proteins:
- the fucP gene encoding L-fucose:H+ symporter permease yields the protein MSELNTNQPFAVNEQPNKNYLFPLTAMTTLFFLWGFITVLNDVLIPRLKGVFDLSYFEAMLIQFCFFGAYFIVSIPAGMLVKQLGYKKGILTGLVVASIGCLLFYPAVVVHEYWIFLSALFVLASGITVLQVSANPYVAALGPEKTASSRLNLAQALNSLGTTVGPYVGGLLFFGTAGTLAASAATAESVKVPYLMLAAALLIIAIVFAFIKLPEIESHKEENNQRDQARSLAQAPHLKMGVIALFCYVGGEVAIGSFLVNYFGEAHIAGLEEHAAATLISYYWGGAMVGRFIGSALLQKIAPSKAIAFNACCVIALLLTTIFTQGDVALYSVLAIGLFNSIMFPTIFSVAIERLGPLTSKGSGWLCLAIVGGALVPLAQALIADTISIQDSFFIPMICYVFIAWYGFNVVRLAKKW from the coding sequence GTGAGTGAACTAAATACAAATCAACCATTCGCGGTCAATGAGCAGCCAAATAAAAATTACCTGTTCCCACTGACTGCGATGACAACCCTCTTTTTTTTATGGGGGTTTATAACTGTTTTAAACGATGTACTAATACCACGCCTAAAGGGGGTATTTGACCTAAGCTACTTTGAAGCAATGTTAATTCAATTCTGCTTTTTTGGGGCTTACTTTATTGTCTCTATTCCGGCAGGGATGTTAGTTAAACAACTAGGTTACAAAAAAGGTATTTTAACAGGGCTCGTCGTTGCGTCTATAGGGTGTTTATTATTTTACCCTGCTGTAGTGGTGCATGAATATTGGATCTTTTTAAGCGCTTTATTTGTTCTCGCTTCTGGTATTACTGTCTTGCAAGTTTCAGCTAACCCTTATGTAGCTGCCTTAGGTCCTGAAAAGACAGCCTCATCACGCCTTAATTTAGCACAAGCATTAAATTCATTAGGCACAACCGTAGGGCCTTATGTTGGTGGCTTATTGTTTTTCGGTACAGCTGGCACACTTGCGGCTTCTGCAGCTACAGCTGAATCGGTAAAAGTACCTTATTTGATGCTAGCGGCTGCACTCCTTATTATTGCTATTGTATTTGCATTTATTAAACTTCCTGAAATAGAATCGCACAAAGAAGAAAATAATCAGCGAGATCAAGCACGCTCTTTGGCGCAAGCACCACATTTAAAAATGGGGGTTATTGCTCTTTTTTGTTATGTAGGTGGTGAGGTAGCAATAGGAAGTTTTTTAGTTAATTATTTTGGAGAGGCTCATATTGCAGGACTAGAAGAACATGCAGCCGCTACTTTGATTAGCTATTACTGGGGAGGCGCTATGGTTGGCCGTTTTATAGGCTCAGCTTTACTGCAAAAAATAGCCCCCTCTAAAGCGATAGCATTTAATGCCTGCTGCGTTATTGCATTATTGTTGACCACTATTTTTACCCAAGGCGATGTTGCTTTATATTCCGTACTTGCGATTGGCTTATTTAATTCGATCATGTTTCCGACTATTTTTTCTGTTGCTATTGAAAGACTTGGGCCGCTCACGAGTAAAGGTTCGGGTTGGTTATGTTTAGCGATTGTAGGGGGTGCACTCGTACCATTAGCTCAAGCTTTAATTGCAGATACGATAAGTATACAAGATAGCTTTTTTATACCCATGATCTGCTATGTATTTATTGCTTGGTACGGATTTAACGTCGTACGCCTAGCTAAAAAGTGGTAA
- a CDS encoding methyl-accepting chemotaxis protein: MFNSLKFTSKVTIAASLVLVLVLGLFTINNYVSMRNETQQQLALVLQQNSESVSQNIASWLNAKLAIVVSVAKTYKIGDSKSLTLSQLNTAELAGSFKNTYIGKSSGVFILNDETVVLPPDFDATARPWYKLVENKSNTAFTTPYIDVTTNELTISAVVPIQDNGQFSGVAGADIDMQTVSKIIADIDFLGLGYGFLLDENAQVLSHPDSALNLKNTTELFGTATPLQSTFTEYEVQGQTKLISFTKIRGIENVDWYLGVVIDKDKAFESVSSFGKMAALYMVIGIAVIVLLMQMLLRYLMQPMNRLNDAIKDIAQGEGDLTRRLVVENDDEFGELSHFFNMFIEKIQHSIEQVKHTTALLEEAITSLVSQTHSSLSMFDDQSKRTNNVAAAINQFSATALDISHNASNASQLAKDANQHSTQSQETLNNNVASIHQLSANIEQAQQTINSLNAHTVSIGQVLEVIKGVSEQTNLLALNAAIEAARAGEAGRGFAVVADEVRQLAYRTQQSTQEIEDTVGQLQKGSNLAVELMKTSLEDSEKSVQQADAVGDVMSQIIEAIKQINNANHTVANATDEQNQVVKILDTDIRTISELSEQGIGNLNNTLNECTKLKQQFSNLDSMVKKFKV; this comes from the coding sequence ATGTTCAACTCATTGAAATTTACAAGTAAGGTTACGATTGCAGCATCGCTAGTGCTAGTGCTCGTTCTTGGTCTTTTTACTATTAATAATTATGTATCGATGCGCAATGAAACACAGCAACAGTTAGCGCTCGTTTTACAGCAAAATTCAGAATCTGTTTCACAAAATATAGCGAGCTGGCTCAATGCTAAACTTGCAATTGTCGTCTCTGTTGCTAAGACGTATAAAATTGGCGATTCTAAGTCACTTACCTTATCTCAGCTTAATACAGCAGAATTAGCCGGTAGTTTTAAAAACACGTATATTGGTAAATCCAGTGGTGTATTTATTTTAAATGATGAAACGGTTGTTTTACCCCCCGACTTTGATGCAACAGCACGGCCTTGGTATAAGCTAGTAGAGAATAAATCAAATACGGCTTTTACCACTCCTTATATCGACGTAACTACAAATGAGTTAACCATTTCAGCCGTTGTACCTATACAAGATAATGGTCAATTTAGCGGTGTTGCGGGTGCTGATATTGATATGCAAACCGTTTCTAAAATTATTGCTGATATTGACTTTTTAGGTTTGGGGTATGGCTTTTTACTTGATGAAAACGCGCAGGTCCTTAGCCACCCAGATAGCGCACTTAATTTAAAAAATACGACTGAGTTATTCGGTACAGCTACGCCTTTGCAAAGCACATTTACAGAGTATGAGGTTCAAGGCCAAACTAAATTAATCTCATTTACTAAGATACGCGGTATTGAGAACGTTGACTGGTACTTAGGTGTGGTTATAGATAAAGATAAAGCATTCGAAAGTGTATCAAGCTTTGGAAAAATGGCGGCTTTATATATGGTTATCGGTATTGCCGTTATTGTGCTTTTAATGCAAATGCTGTTACGTTATTTAATGCAACCGATGAATCGATTAAACGATGCCATTAAAGATATAGCGCAAGGCGAGGGCGATTTAACACGTCGTTTGGTCGTCGAAAATGATGATGAATTTGGCGAGCTAAGTCATTTTTTTAACATGTTTATTGAAAAAATTCAGCACTCTATTGAGCAAGTAAAACACACAACAGCACTATTAGAGGAGGCAATAACAAGTCTGGTTTCGCAAACGCACTCGTCGCTATCAATGTTTGATGATCAAAGTAAACGTACTAATAATGTAGCGGCAGCTATTAACCAATTTTCAGCTACTGCGTTGGATATATCTCATAATGCGAGCAATGCCTCTCAGTTAGCAAAAGATGCAAATCAACACTCCACGCAGAGCCAGGAAACATTAAATAATAATGTAGCAAGTATTCATCAACTATCTGCCAATATTGAGCAAGCACAGCAAACGATAAATAGCCTAAATGCTCACACAGTAAGTATTGGTCAAGTTCTCGAAGTTATTAAAGGGGTCAGTGAGCAAACTAATTTACTGGCACTCAATGCTGCAATTGAGGCGGCTCGAGCCGGTGAGGCTGGTAGAGGCTTTGCAGTCGTTGCGGATGAAGTAAGGCAACTCGCGTACAGAACTCAGCAATCTACTCAAGAAATTGAAGACACCGTTGGTCAGTTGCAAAAGGGCTCAAATTTAGCTGTTGAACTGATGAAAACCAGTTTAGAGGATAGCGAAAAAAGTGTTCAACAAGCGGATGCTGTTGGCGATGTAATGTCACAAATTATTGAAGCGATAAAACAAATTAATAATGCCAACCATACCGTTGCTAATGCAACAGATGAACAAAATCAGGTTGTTAAAATATTAGATACTGATATTCGCACTATCAGCGAACTTTCTGAGCAAGGTATTGGCAATCTAAATAATACACTTAATGAATGCACTAAGCTTAAGCAACAGTTTAGTAATTTAGACAGTATGGTTAAAAAATTTAAAGTATAG
- a CDS encoding GGDEF domain-containing protein translates to MVNKQNWLNVINIDSVYSSDKQRQAFSLFTMIGIAIVVITLLVFLNYSVYSPILTVALVIVNFTIISCAIYFIKTGKLEIVALISMIIVFIMCIALTYTGGKENTALYWLMFYPVVTFASLGVRLGCWLGLSLLLCCIALLYGPNFGQVSYGDVEKTRFIASFSLVFLFSFIGEYFRHKSHLAIADITLEQKQDAYTDPLTGVANRRFITSHFLKLAQTRPEQYLPFSILLIDLDNFKSLNDTYGHGFGDTVLIEFTKLLESQFSTSALKSRYGGEEFVVILPKLKSAEATLLADDFRECVAKHLMITNDNKKVTITCSIGVAQVNEVEGYSNGLKEADEFLYRAKALGRNKVISINN, encoded by the coding sequence ATGGTAAATAAACAAAATTGGCTCAATGTAATAAACATCGACAGTGTTTATAGTTCAGATAAGCAACGCCAAGCGTTTTCTTTATTTACTATGATAGGCATTGCAATAGTGGTGATCACGCTGCTGGTGTTTTTAAATTATAGCGTTTATTCACCAATACTAACTGTTGCTTTGGTGATAGTGAACTTTACAATTATAAGTTGTGCAATTTACTTTATAAAAACAGGTAAACTCGAAATTGTCGCATTGATCAGTATGATCATTGTATTCATTATGTGTATTGCGCTTACTTATACTGGTGGAAAAGAAAACACTGCTTTGTATTGGCTGATGTTTTATCCTGTGGTTACCTTCGCGAGTTTAGGCGTGCGGCTTGGTTGTTGGTTGGGTCTAAGTTTACTACTTTGCTGTATTGCGCTTTTATATGGTCCCAATTTTGGCCAAGTTAGTTATGGTGATGTAGAAAAAACCCGTTTTATAGCTTCTTTTTCCCTTGTTTTTTTATTTTCGTTTATTGGTGAGTATTTTAGGCATAAAAGTCATTTGGCTATTGCTGATATTACGCTTGAACAAAAGCAAGACGCTTATACTGATCCCTTAACAGGTGTTGCTAATAGGCGTTTTATAACCTCGCATTTTTTAAAGCTTGCACAAACTCGACCTGAGCAATATTTACCCTTCTCAATTTTATTAATCGATTTAGATAATTTTAAATCCTTGAACGATACATATGGTCATGGCTTTGGTGATACCGTTTTGATTGAATTTACTAAATTACTCGAATCACAGTTTTCAACGTCTGCTTTAAAATCTCGCTACGGTGGGGAAGAGTTTGTGGTCATTTTACCAAAACTCAAATCGGCTGAAGCAACTTTATTAGCCGATGACTTTCGTGAATGTGTGGCAAAGCATTTAATGATTACTAACGACAATAAAAAAGTGACTATCACCTGTAGCATTGGCGTTGCACAAGTAAATGAAGTGGAAGGCTATAGCAATGGCTTAAAAGAAGCGGATGAATTTTTGTATAGGGCTAAAGCGCTTGGGCGAAATAAAGTGATATCTATTAATAACTAA